A genomic window from Cupriavidus metallidurans CH34 includes:
- a CDS encoding ClpXP protease specificity-enhancing factor — MSETSTKPYLIRAIYEWCTDNGFTPYIAVFVDGNTSVPREFVKNNEIVLNVSFDATSGLDMGNEWITFSARFGGVSRKIEVPVDNVLAIYARENGQGMAFPVERSIPETQAATERENNPPPKLASVDSDTPAPVTAEEGVSPDDDPTPPSVPRIGGKKPSLKVVK; from the coding sequence ATGTCTGAAACATCCACCAAGCCCTATCTGATCCGGGCCATTTACGAATGGTGTACGGATAACGGCTTCACGCCGTACATCGCAGTCTTCGTCGACGGCAATACCAGCGTGCCGCGCGAATTCGTGAAGAACAACGAAATCGTGCTGAACGTGAGCTTCGACGCGACCAGCGGTCTCGATATGGGGAACGAGTGGATTACGTTCAGCGCGCGCTTCGGTGGCGTGTCGCGCAAGATCGAAGTGCCCGTGGATAACGTGCTGGCGATCTACGCGCGTGAGAACGGCCAAGGCATGGCGTTCCCGGTGGAACGTAGTATCCCCGAAACCCAGGCTGCGACGGAGCGGGAGAACAACCCGCCGCCGAAGCTCGCCTCGGTCGACAGCGATACGCCGGCGCCGGTAACGGCGGAAGAGGGCGTCTCTCCTGACGACGACCCGACGCCGCCGTCCGTGCCACGCATCGGCGGGAAGAAGCCTTCACTGAAGGTGGTCAAATAA
- a CDS encoding glutathione S-transferase N-terminal domain-containing protein, whose translation MMVLYSGTTCPFSQRCRLVLFEKGMDFEIRDVDLFNKPEDISVMNPYGQVPILVERDLILYESNIINEYIDERFPHPQLMPADPVQRARARLFLFNFEKELFTHVYVLENEKGKAAEKNHERARAAIRDRLTQLAPIFVKNKYMLGEEFSMLDVAIAPLLWRLDHYGIELSKNAAPLLKYAERIFSRPAYIEALTPSEKVMRR comes from the coding sequence ATGATGGTGTTGTATTCGGGTACCACTTGCCCGTTTTCCCAACGTTGCCGCCTTGTCCTGTTCGAAAAGGGCATGGACTTCGAGATCCGCGACGTTGACCTGTTCAACAAGCCGGAAGATATCTCGGTGATGAACCCGTACGGCCAGGTACCGATCCTCGTCGAACGTGACCTGATCCTGTACGAATCGAACATCATCAACGAGTATATCGACGAGCGCTTCCCGCACCCGCAGCTGATGCCGGCCGACCCGGTGCAGCGCGCCCGTGCCCGTCTGTTCCTGTTCAACTTCGAGAAGGAACTGTTCACGCACGTCTACGTGCTGGAAAACGAAAAGGGCAAGGCCGCTGAAAAGAATCACGAGCGCGCCCGCGCCGCGATTCGTGACCGCCTGACGCAACTGGCCCCGATTTTCGTCAAGAACAAGTACATGCTCGGCGAAGAGTTCTCGATGCTCGACGTCGCCATCGCCCCGCTGCTGTGGCGTCTGGATCACTATGGCATTGAGCTGTCGAAGAACGCCGCGCCGCTGCTGAAGTACGCCGAGCGTATCTTCAGCCGCCCGGCCTACATCGAAGCTCTGACCCCGTCTGAAAAGGTGATGCGTCGCTAA